In a genomic window of Paracoccaceae bacterium:
- a CDS encoding amidohydrolase family protein — protein sequence MFDLIIKGGTLTDGTRADIGITGDRITAIDNLTDAEAGQVIDASGDLVSPPFVDPHFHMDATLSYGQPRINASGTLLEGIGLWGELKKVMTHEDVVARALDYCDWAASMGLLAIRSHVDTCDDRLLGVEALLEVREKVKGYIDLQLVAFPQDGFYRDPTARANTIRALDMGVDVVGGIPHFERTMADGAASVRELCEIAAERGLQVDMHCDETDDPMSRHIETLACETQRLGLNGRVAGSHLTSMHSMDNYYVSKLLPLMAEAEINAIPNPLINIVLQGRHDTYPKRRGLTRVKEMQAMGINVGWGQDCVLDPWYSLGTADMLDVAFMGLHVAQMTSPAEMRRCFDMVTINNARTMGLVDYGLYVGACASLVVLDASDPIEALRLRSNRLFVVAKGKLISQMPRGDATLTLPGRAGSIRRRHEA from the coding sequence CCAGCGGCGATCTGGTCAGCCCACCTTTTGTCGATCCTCATTTTCACATGGATGCCACCCTGTCTTATGGCCAACCTCGTATCAACGCGTCGGGTACCCTGCTCGAAGGGATCGGCCTGTGGGGTGAACTCAAAAAGGTCATGACCCACGAGGATGTGGTGGCACGCGCGCTGGATTATTGCGACTGGGCCGCCAGCATGGGGCTTCTGGCAATCCGCAGCCATGTGGACACGTGCGATGATCGGTTACTCGGCGTTGAGGCCCTGCTGGAGGTGCGCGAAAAGGTCAAAGGCTACATTGACCTGCAACTCGTTGCCTTCCCACAAGACGGGTTTTACCGCGATCCAACGGCGCGCGCGAACACCATCCGCGCGTTGGATATGGGCGTGGACGTGGTCGGCGGCATCCCGCATTTTGAACGCACGATGGCGGATGGCGCCGCATCAGTGCGCGAACTTTGCGAAATCGCCGCTGAGCGCGGTTTGCAGGTGGATATGCATTGCGATGAAACAGATGATCCCATGTCGCGCCATATCGAAACCCTTGCCTGTGAAACGCAGCGCCTGGGCCTTAACGGGCGAGTTGCCGGGTCACACCTGACCTCGATGCACTCCATGGACAATTATTATGTCTCGAAATTGTTGCCACTTATGGCAGAGGCGGAAATTAACGCCATACCCAACCCGCTGATCAACATCGTTTTGCAGGGCCGTCATGACACCTACCCAAAACGGCGCGGCCTGACCCGTGTCAAGGAAATGCAGGCAATGGGTATCAATGTCGGTTGGGGGCAGGATTGCGTGCTGGATCCATGGTATTCGCTCGGCACGGCGGACATGCTGGACGTGGCCTTCATGGGCCTGCATGTGGCGCAGATGACCAGCCCTGCAGAGATGCGGCGTTGTTTTGATATGGTAACCATCAACAATGCCAGAACCATGGGGCTGGTGGATTATGGTCTTTATGTGGGCGCCTGTGCTTCATTGGTTGTCTTGGATGCAAGTGACCCGATTGAAGCCCTGAGATTGCGGTCAAATCGCCTTTTTGTCGTCGCCAAAGGCAAGCTGATCAGCCAGATGCCCCGTGGGGATGCAACACTGACGTTGCCAGGTCGGGCTGGGTCGATCAGAAGGCGGCACGAGGCATAG